Proteins from one Halovivax limisalsi genomic window:
- a CDS encoding deoxyhypusine synthase, whose translation MDPSDSRDHVVPGTDEELDGADVRGYDFRGDVDLTALLESYATTGFQATHLADAIDIADRMRADDATIYLTLTSNVISSGLREVVAALVREGYVDVLITTAGSITEDVIKTAKPFKMGRWTADEAALRERGINRLGNIFVPSDRYVWLEEYLYDFFDDFFAEDAIRTPSEFARELGETLDDEDSVLKQAAEHDVPIYCPALTDAEVGNFLYYYRQRPDTADVGIEIVEDYDSLISDGMLRDTTGLIAVGAGVPKHHAIMTNLFRGGADYAIYIQTGMEGDGSLSGAPPNEAVSWGKIKATDETNYTEINAEATLVFPLLVAGAFFAD comes from the coding sequence ATGGACCCATCCGATTCGCGCGATCACGTCGTCCCCGGGACCGACGAGGAACTCGACGGGGCCGACGTCCGCGGGTACGACTTCCGCGGCGACGTCGACCTGACAGCACTGCTCGAGAGTTACGCGACGACCGGCTTCCAGGCGACGCACCTCGCCGACGCCATCGACATCGCCGACCGGATGCGAGCCGACGACGCGACGATCTACCTCACCCTCACCTCGAACGTTATCTCGTCGGGGCTCCGCGAGGTCGTCGCCGCGCTCGTCCGCGAGGGGTACGTCGACGTCCTCATCACGACGGCGGGGTCGATCACCGAGGACGTCATCAAGACCGCCAAACCGTTCAAGATGGGCCGGTGGACGGCCGACGAGGCGGCCCTGCGCGAGCGCGGCATCAACCGCCTCGGCAACATCTTCGTCCCCTCGGACCGCTACGTCTGGCTCGAGGAGTACCTCTACGACTTCTTCGACGACTTCTTCGCCGAGGACGCGATCCGGACGCCCTCGGAGTTCGCCCGGGAACTCGGCGAGACGCTCGACGACGAGGACTCGGTGCTGAAACAGGCCGCCGAGCACGACGTCCCGATCTACTGTCCCGCGCTCACCGACGCCGAGGTGGGTAACTTCCTCTACTACTACCGCCAGCGTCCCGACACGGCCGACGTCGGCATCGAGATCGTCGAGGATTACGACTCGCTGATCAGCGACGGCATGCTCCGGGACACGACCGGGCTCATCGCGGTCGGCGCGGGCGTCCCGAAGCACCACGCGATCATGACCAACCTCTTCCGCGGGGGCGCGGACTACGCCATCTACATCCAGACCGGGATGGAGGGCGACGGCTCGCTTTCGGGCGCGCCGCCGAACGAGGCCGTCTCCTGGGGGAAGATCAAGGCCACCGACGAGACGAACTACACCGAGATCAACGCCGAGGCGACGCTGGTCTTCCCGCTGCTCGTCGCGGGCGCGTTCTTCGCGGACTGA
- the nirK gene encoding copper-containing nitrite reductase, whose translation MAAAGCIGSSSNEGNQEEPSDGEQEDGGLESAKSVDVDRIAADPTDVPAPVDWSEPRTHELEIETTERTAEIEPGVTFDYMTFGDQVPGPMIRVRRGDTIRLTLTNSTESAVVHNIDLHAVYGPGGGADDTMVDPGQSATIEFTAMYPGVHVYHCAVPDMDMHISAGMYGAILVEPEDGLPEVDRELYFGQNEIYTNGAPGEEGHHAFDYDAMQNEEPTYVTLNGEAYAFTENGYGPVTVQKGETVRIFHANGGPNLMSSWHAIGNVWSKLYRDGSLASEPDRYVETTPVVPGSVAAAEIDTPVPGPIKLVDHALSRVVRKGMLGVIQVEGEPEPEIFNPDP comes from the coding sequence ATGGCAGCCGCAGGGTGTATCGGCAGCTCGAGCAACGAGGGCAATCAGGAGGAACCGAGCGACGGCGAACAGGAAGACGGCGGACTCGAGTCGGCGAAGTCGGTCGACGTCGACCGGATCGCGGCGGATCCGACGGACGTGCCGGCCCCGGTCGACTGGTCGGAGCCGCGAACCCACGAGCTCGAAATCGAGACGACCGAGCGGACCGCCGAGATCGAGCCGGGCGTCACCTTCGACTACATGACGTTCGGCGATCAGGTCCCGGGCCCGATGATCCGCGTTCGCCGCGGCGACACGATTCGGCTCACCCTGACGAACTCGACGGAATCGGCGGTCGTCCACAACATCGACCTCCACGCCGTCTACGGACCCGGCGGCGGCGCTGACGACACGATGGTCGATCCCGGCCAGTCGGCGACGATCGAGTTCACGGCGATGTACCCCGGCGTCCACGTCTACCACTGTGCGGTCCCGGACATGGACATGCACATCAGCGCGGGGATGTACGGGGCGATCCTCGTCGAGCCCGAGGACGGTCTCCCCGAAGTCGACCGCGAGCTGTACTTCGGGCAGAACGAGATCTACACGAACGGCGCGCCCGGCGAGGAAGGCCACCACGCGTTCGATTACGACGCGATGCAGAACGAGGAGCCGACCTACGTCACCCTCAACGGCGAGGCCTACGCGTTCACCGAGAACGGGTACGGACCGGTCACCGTCCAGAAAGGCGAGACGGTCCGCATCTTCCACGCCAACGGCGGCCCGAACCTGATGAGTTCCTGGCACGCCATCGGGAACGTCTGGAGCAAGCTCTACCGCGATGGCTCGCTTGCCTCCGAACCCGACCGGTACGTCGAGACGACGCCGGTCGTTCCCGGTTCCGTCGCCGCGGCCGAGATCGACACGCCGGTCCCCGGCCCGATCAAACTCGTCGACCACGCCCTCAGCCGGGTCGTCCGCAAGGGCATGCTCGGCGTGATCCAGGTCGAGGGCGAGCCGGAACCGGAGATCTTCAACCCGGACCCCTGA
- a CDS encoding DUF2249 domain-containing protein — MTELDVRDIPPMNRHPKIHDAFDDLEPGEALTIVNDHEPKPLFYEFQAEVETFDADGYDVERVDAETFRATFPKVEA; from the coding sequence ATGACCGAACTCGACGTCCGCGATATCCCGCCGATGAATCGCCACCCGAAGATCCACGACGCGTTCGACGATCTCGAACCCGGCGAAGCGCTCACGATCGTGAACGACCACGAACCGAAGCCGCTGTTCTACGAGTTCCAGGCGGAGGTCGAGACGTTCGACGCGGACGGCTACGACGTGGAGCGCGTCGACGCCGAGACGTTCCGGGCTACCTTTCCGAAAGTCGAAGCCTGA
- a CDS encoding helix-turn-helix domain-containing protein, whose amino-acid sequence MAHATLAVTLPEHVWIAQLSRANPEATFRVLAGVPGEESGFALVRITAEDPEAVVESMAEHEQITELTPAQVSEGEVTVHFETTAPLLLFSSQESGLPIELPIDIRDGEAEIDVTGSRERLSELADQLTAFGLQYRVEHVRERLHESQLLSGRQREVILAAVEEGYYDTPRRCTLTELADRLDIAKSTCSETLHRAEETVIKRFVEELPAAESEPPIEATLGQ is encoded by the coding sequence ATGGCTCACGCGACGCTCGCGGTGACGCTGCCCGAACACGTCTGGATCGCACAGCTCTCGCGGGCGAACCCCGAGGCGACGTTTCGCGTACTCGCGGGCGTTCCGGGCGAAGAGAGCGGCTTCGCGCTGGTCCGGATCACCGCCGAGGACCCGGAAGCGGTCGTCGAGTCGATGGCCGAACACGAGCAGATCACCGAACTGACGCCGGCCCAGGTAAGCGAGGGAGAGGTGACGGTCCACTTCGAGACGACCGCGCCGCTCCTGCTGTTCTCCTCGCAGGAGTCGGGGCTGCCGATCGAGCTGCCGATCGACATCCGCGACGGCGAGGCCGAGATCGACGTGACGGGCTCGCGCGAGCGTCTGTCGGAACTGGCCGACCAGCTCACCGCGTTCGGGCTGCAGTACCGCGTCGAGCACGTTCGCGAGCGCCTCCACGAGAGTCAGTTGCTCTCCGGACGTCAGCGGGAAGTCATCCTCGCTGCCGTCGAGGAAGGCTACTACGACACGCCGCGGCGGTGTACGCTGACCGAGCTGGCCGACCGGCTGGACATCGCCAAGTCGACCTGCAGCGAGACGCTCCACCGCGCGGAGGAGACGGTCATCAAGCGATTCGTCGAGGAACTGCCGGCGGCCGAGTCCGAACCCCCGATCGAGGCCACGCTCGGCCAGTAG
- a CDS encoding DUF7344 domain-containing protein, translated as MGPKTSDRTDHPIADGPTGVSNESPGHSVGGSRAARSAPTDGDPPSKDEIYKVLGNRRRRYVIHYLEWRGRPVSLDELAERIAAWENDGSIESIGAAERKRVYTALQQFHLPKLAEASLVAYDERAGVIDRTAVLDDLDVYLDLIPANDVPWSVFYAGASVAGLVLTGLSAMGISIFSLVSPVAWASTILLIVCLSAAVHARGDRRHRLGVGERPPEVAFER; from the coding sequence ATGGGACCCAAGACCTCTGACCGGACGGACCACCCGATCGCCGACGGACCGACAGGTGTGTCGAACGAGTCACCCGGTCACTCGGTCGGCGGCTCTCGGGCTGCACGGTCGGCGCCGACCGACGGGGACCCTCCTTCGAAAGACGAGATCTACAAGGTGCTCGGCAATCGCCGCCGACGGTACGTCATTCACTACCTGGAGTGGCGCGGTCGGCCGGTCAGCCTCGACGAACTGGCCGAGCGGATCGCAGCCTGGGAGAACGACGGTTCCATCGAATCGATCGGGGCCGCGGAACGAAAACGCGTCTACACGGCGCTGCAGCAATTTCACCTGCCCAAACTCGCGGAGGCGTCGCTCGTCGCGTACGACGAACGCGCCGGCGTCATCGACCGAACCGCCGTATTAGACGACCTCGACGTCTACCTGGACCTGATTCCGGCGAACGACGTTCCCTGGAGCGTCTTTTACGCCGGCGCGTCCGTGGCCGGCCTCGTCCTGACCGGACTGAGTGCGATGGGTATTTCGATATTCAGTCTCGTTTCTCCCGTCGCCTGGGCGAGCACGATCCTTCTGATCGTCTGTCTCTCCGCAGCCGTTCACGCCCGCGGTGACCGACGACACCGCCTCGGCGTGGGGGAGCGACCACCCGAAGTCGCGTTCGAGCGATGA
- a CDS encoding collagen-like triple helix repeat-containing protein has translation MNDATNETTFDWGTVTSERSADETVLDVNVTVESEGGASVSAISVPNASERVRKTEKDAEYDSFEWGAVRHENDSDTGAVDVTVIVDAEENVSLSVRTVGENGSQSSSTTIVSASGEPGWDGENGTDGSASVAGEPGEDGEPGAASTNITVSQTTKSGAALGESIGSIDASGVSIDIDDGEDE, from the coding sequence ATGAATGACGCCACGAACGAAACAACGTTCGACTGGGGAACCGTAACGAGCGAGCGATCGGCGGACGAAACGGTGCTCGACGTGAACGTCACCGTCGAATCCGAGGGAGGGGCCTCCGTATCGGCCATCTCGGTGCCAAATGCTAGCGAACGCGTGCGAAAAACCGAGAAAGACGCCGAATACGACTCGTTCGAGTGGGGTGCTGTCCGCCACGAGAACGATTCCGACACCGGCGCCGTCGACGTCACCGTGATCGTCGACGCCGAGGAAAACGTCTCCCTCTCCGTGAGGACGGTCGGCGAAAACGGCTCGCAGTCCAGTTCGACGACGATCGTGTCCGCCAGCGGCGAGCCCGGATGGGACGGCGAGAACGGGACGGACGGGAGCGCCAGCGTCGCGGGCGAGCCAGGCGAGGACGGCGAACCCGGCGCCGCGTCGACGAACATCACGGTATCCCAAACGACGAAGAGCGGGGCTGCACTCGGCGAATCGATCGGCTCGATCGACGCAAGCGGCGTTTCGATCGATATCGACGATGGCGAGGACGAGTAA
- a CDS encoding heme o synthase has product MSRLPVAAAALDPGEGVAARAELEDPTEIEASFDDRPPDRTNTNHPPQPSHMSTDHDRSRLVGLLLFSTMATYVLIALGTAASTTGAAESCTTWPGCDSAWTIGPVTDGLALYVGHRLAALIAGLALVWTAWTAVRTGVDRVTGAAIGLAALLFPVQVAIGATLVGQGSNTARTVHLLLAMTIFAGLLVALVRTLEAGSPRDGRANDPSAVAATTENRDPGAVTTDPDATIDAATSAGTESSSEPATGSAGSTSWFERVHRRAWAYVSLTKPRLMWLLCLVAVAGMALASTAGHAVHLGTAVATLAGGVLAIGAAGAFNQVYERDRDERMQRTDDRALVGDRVRARNAYAFVGFLTLASMVVLVTWVNGLAAILTLVAIVYYAIGYTVVLKPHTKWNTVLGGGAGAIPALIGWAAVTGGLDWPAVVLALVIFCWTPAHFYSLAIAYREDYARGGFPMLPVVAGDLIARRHIVGYLGATMLAVSLLGWIAGLGLFYAIASVAFGALFLRSVRRQYADPTTARALRSFYVSNAYLGVVLLAIVVESALAAA; this is encoded by the coding sequence GTGAGCCGCCTCCCGGTCGCGGCCGCCGCGCTCGATCCGGGCGAGGGGGTCGCCGCACGAGCCGAACTCGAGGATCCAACCGAAATCGAAGCGTCGTTCGACGATCGCCCGCCGGATCGCACGAACACCAATCACCCACCACAACCGTCTCACATGTCCACCGACCACGATCGATCCCGCCTCGTCGGGCTGCTGTTGTTCTCGACGATGGCCACGTACGTCCTGATCGCCCTCGGAACCGCCGCCTCGACGACGGGGGCCGCCGAGAGCTGCACCACCTGGCCGGGCTGTGACTCGGCGTGGACGATCGGCCCCGTGACCGACGGGCTGGCGCTCTACGTCGGGCATCGCCTGGCCGCCCTGATCGCCGGGCTGGCACTCGTCTGGACGGCGTGGACGGCCGTCCGGACCGGCGTCGATCGAGTCACCGGCGCCGCCATCGGCCTGGCCGCCCTCCTCTTTCCGGTGCAGGTCGCCATCGGGGCCACGCTCGTCGGCCAGGGGTCGAATACCGCCCGAACCGTCCACCTGCTGCTGGCCATGACGATCTTCGCCGGCCTGCTGGTCGCCCTGGTTCGAACGCTAGAGGCCGGTTCGCCGCGTGACGGTCGGGCGAACGACCCGTCCGCGGTCGCCGCGACGACCGAGAACCGGGACCCCGGCGCAGTCACGACGGACCCGGACGCGACCATCGATGCGGCGACCTCGGCCGGTACGGAATCGTCGAGCGAGCCTGCCACCGGGTCCGCGGGTTCGACGTCGTGGTTCGAACGCGTCCACCGACGAGCGTGGGCGTACGTCTCCCTCACCAAACCGCGCCTGATGTGGCTCCTCTGTCTGGTCGCAGTCGCCGGGATGGCGCTCGCTTCGACGGCCGGTCACGCCGTCCACCTGGGAACCGCCGTGGCCACGCTCGCGGGCGGCGTTCTGGCGATCGGCGCGGCCGGGGCGTTCAACCAGGTCTACGAGCGCGACCGCGACGAACGGATGCAGCGGACGGACGATCGAGCACTCGTCGGCGATCGCGTCCGCGCGCGTAACGCGTACGCGTTCGTCGGTTTCCTCACGCTCGCCTCGATGGTCGTGCTGGTGACCTGGGTGAACGGCCTGGCCGCAATCTTGACTCTCGTCGCCATCGTCTACTACGCGATCGGCTACACCGTCGTCCTCAAACCGCACACGAAGTGGAACACGGTGCTCGGCGGCGGAGCGGGCGCCATCCCCGCGCTCATCGGTTGGGCGGCGGTCACCGGCGGGCTCGACTGGCCCGCGGTCGTCCTGGCGCTGGTCATCTTCTGCTGGACGCCCGCCCACTTCTACAGCCTCGCGATCGCATATCGTGAAGATTACGCGCGCGGCGGCTTTCCGATGCTCCCCGTCGTCGCCGGCGATCTGATCGCCCGACGTCACATCGTCGGCTACCTCGGCGCGACGATGCTCGCCGTCAGTCTCCTCGGCTGGATCGCAGGGTTGGGACTGTTCTACGCCATCGCCTCCGTCGCCTTCGGCGCGCTCTTCCTCCGATCCGTCCGGCGGCAGTACGCCGATCCGACGACGGCGCGGGCCCTCCGATCGTTCTACGTCTCGAACGCGTACCTCGGGGTCGTCCTCCTCGCGATCGTCGTCGAGAGCGCGCTGGCCGCCGCCTGA
- a CDS encoding plastocyanin/azurin family copper-binding protein: MPPYRLTRRELLGASAGVASFALAGCLGRDEDPTATGTGELGSPTDRITVTTTSRPFPEFDPQIVHLAVGGTVEWFVETGRHDVTAYHRDVHPPHRTSEGVDPWGSDRLTGGGATFEHTFEREGIYDYVDTQQVCTSHEVAGNIGRVVVGWPDPDAEPAMADPPESMPDRAARALRMFNEESRPVLESPPD, from the coding sequence ATGCCACCCTACCGCCTCACCCGACGCGAGCTCCTCGGCGCCAGCGCCGGGGTCGCCAGTTTCGCCCTGGCGGGCTGTCTCGGCCGTGACGAGGATCCGACGGCGACCGGGACCGGCGAGCTCGGCTCGCCGACCGACCGGATCACCGTCACGACGACCTCACGGCCGTTCCCCGAGTTCGACCCGCAGATCGTCCACCTCGCGGTCGGCGGGACCGTCGAGTGGTTCGTCGAGACGGGCCGCCACGACGTGACGGCCTATCACCGCGACGTCCACCCGCCGCACAGAACCTCGGAGGGCGTCGACCCGTGGGGAAGCGACCGGCTCACCGGCGGCGGTGCGACCTTCGAGCACACGTTCGAGCGTGAGGGGATCTACGACTACGTCGACACCCAGCAGGTCTGTACCTCACACGAGGTCGCGGGCAACATCGGTCGCGTCGTCGTCGGCTGGCCCGATCCGGACGCCGAGCCCGCGATGGCCGACCCGCCGGAGTCGATGCCCGATCGCGCCGCGCGCGCATTGCGGATGTTCAACGAGGAATCGCGTCCGGTCCTCGAATCGCCACCTGACTAA
- a CDS encoding DUF2249 domain-containing protein, which yields MDSIEAVFEETAAPPDRPREVLDVRDLGPPNPLAKTLELLPELSDETVLVQRNDRVPQFLLPKLDDRGYVYESVEREADVITLIWNP from the coding sequence ATGGATTCGATCGAGGCGGTCTTCGAGGAGACGGCGGCGCCGCCGGACCGACCGCGCGAGGTTCTCGACGTCCGGGATCTCGGCCCGCCGAATCCGCTGGCGAAGACCCTCGAACTCCTGCCCGAACTGTCCGACGAAACGGTACTCGTCCAGCGAAACGATCGGGTGCCGCAGTTTCTCCTCCCGAAACTCGACGATCGCGGCTACGTGTACGAATCGGTCGAACGCGAAGCTGACGTCATCACCCTTATCTGGAACCCGTGA